One genomic window of Mercenaria mercenaria strain notata chromosome 2, MADL_Memer_1, whole genome shotgun sequence includes the following:
- the LOC123563802 gene encoding uncharacterized protein LOC123563802 isoform X4, with translation MFLQVSKSFSGTMANYKTKSVINEMKADEIFQLHLQCESDQDTKSEDNEVALSNNQTTTALAVGLQSLMLHGGKNAKYIYGGQLAETDDDRKAMASQTEQNTFTKTDGIKFESVKDSSEDQSPQSYDSSAYPTGSHSMLIPGEEKNEYVCDQLIEQHAPTDESNTFISTDGTSLESVKDSDGEQLEHTHNQKKTALAIGSHSLMLRGERKAKYMYGEQSAQSYHPSAYPTGSRSMLIPGEKKNEYVCDQFIEQQTRSKTQIVNSNQTGTCNLMAKEALQAECSYKQQDRALDEDGISKQVDSQEADELFPAVRNLQLSPADLDLIEKVCANDGLHGSTSSHTTRW, from the exons TCTTTTTCAGGTACAATGGCAAATTATAAAACGAAGTCGGTAATAAACGAAATGAAAGCAGATGAAATATTTCAG TTACATTTACAATGTGAAAGTGATCAAGATACAAAGAGTGAAGACAACGAG GTAGCACTTTCAAACAATCAAACGACAACTGCTTTAGCCGTAGGATTACAGAGCTTGATGCTACATGGAGGTAAAAACGCCAAGTATATATATGGAGGACAG CTAGCTGAAACAGACGATGATCGGAAGGCAATGGCTAGTCAGACTGAACAAAACACTTTCACAAAAACTGACgggatcaagtttgaatctgttaAGGACTCAAGTGAAGACCAA TCTCCACAATCGTACGATTCATCTGCTTATCCGACTGGGAGTCATAGTATGTTGATACCAGGAGAAGagaaaaatgaatatgtttgtgATCAGTTAATAGAACAG CACGCTCCAACAGACGAAAGCAATACTTTTATATCGACTGATGGAACCAGTCTTGAATCTGTTAAGGACTCCGACGGAGAACAA CTAGAACATACACATAATCAAAAGAAAACAGCTTTAGCAATAGGATCACACAGCTTGATGCTGCGTGGAGAAAGAAAAGCCAAGTATATGTATGGGGAACAG TCAGCGCAATCGTACCATCCATCCGCTTATCCGACTGGAAGTCGTAGTATGTTGATACCAGGAGAAAAGAAAAACGAATATGTTTGTGATCAATTTATAGAACAG CAAACTCGGTCAAAGACTCAAATAGTGAATAGCAATCAAACTGGTACATGCAACTTGATGGCAAAGGAAGCACTACAAGCAGAGTGCAGTTATAAACAG CAGGACAGAGCTTTAGATGAGGACGGAATTTCCAAACAAGTTGATTCACAGGAGGCAGACGAGTTGT TTCCAGCAGTTAGGAATCTTCAACTAAGCCCTGCTGACCTAGATCTGATCGAAAAGGTCTGTGCCAACGATGGTTTGCATGGAAGTACGTCGTCACATACAACGAGATGGTAA
- the LOC123563802 gene encoding uncharacterized protein LOC123563802 isoform X1, with amino-acid sequence MFLQVSKSFSGTMANYKTKSVINEMKADEIFQLHLQCESDQDTKSEDNEVALSNNQTTTALAVGLQSLMLHGGKNAKYIYGGQLAETDDDRKAMASQTEQNTFTKTDGIKFESVKDSSEDQSPQSYDSSAYPTGSHSMLIPGEEKNEYVCDQLIEQSLPEKKKSVYGNNKRGGQHAPTDESNTFISTDGTSLESVKDSDGEQLEHTHNQKKTALAIGSHSLMLRGERKAKYMYGEQSAQSYHPSAYPTGSRSMLIPGEKKNEYVCDQFIEQQTRSKTQIVNSNQTGTCNLMAKEALQAECSYKQQDRALDEDGISKQVDSQEADELFPAVRNLQLSPADLDLIEKVCANDGLHGSTSSHTTRW; translated from the exons TCTTTTTCAGGTACAATGGCAAATTATAAAACGAAGTCGGTAATAAACGAAATGAAAGCAGATGAAATATTTCAG TTACATTTACAATGTGAAAGTGATCAAGATACAAAGAGTGAAGACAACGAG GTAGCACTTTCAAACAATCAAACGACAACTGCTTTAGCCGTAGGATTACAGAGCTTGATGCTACATGGAGGTAAAAACGCCAAGTATATATATGGAGGACAG CTAGCTGAAACAGACGATGATCGGAAGGCAATGGCTAGTCAGACTGAACAAAACACTTTCACAAAAACTGACgggatcaagtttgaatctgttaAGGACTCAAGTGAAGACCAA TCTCCACAATCGTACGATTCATCTGCTTATCCGACTGGGAGTCATAGTATGTTGATACCAGGAGAAGagaaaaatgaatatgtttgtgATCAGTTAATAGAACAG AGCCTACCCGAAAAAAAGAAGTCAGTGTATGGAAATAACAAACGTGGTGGACAG CACGCTCCAACAGACGAAAGCAATACTTTTATATCGACTGATGGAACCAGTCTTGAATCTGTTAAGGACTCCGACGGAGAACAA CTAGAACATACACATAATCAAAAGAAAACAGCTTTAGCAATAGGATCACACAGCTTGATGCTGCGTGGAGAAAGAAAAGCCAAGTATATGTATGGGGAACAG TCAGCGCAATCGTACCATCCATCCGCTTATCCGACTGGAAGTCGTAGTATGTTGATACCAGGAGAAAAGAAAAACGAATATGTTTGTGATCAATTTATAGAACAG CAAACTCGGTCAAAGACTCAAATAGTGAATAGCAATCAAACTGGTACATGCAACTTGATGGCAAAGGAAGCACTACAAGCAGAGTGCAGTTATAAACAG CAGGACAGAGCTTTAGATGAGGACGGAATTTCCAAACAAGTTGATTCACAGGAGGCAGACGAGTTGT TTCCAGCAGTTAGGAATCTTCAACTAAGCCCTGCTGACCTAGATCTGATCGAAAAGGTCTGTGCCAACGATGGTTTGCATGGAAGTACGTCGTCACATACAACGAGATGGTAA
- the LOC123563802 gene encoding uncharacterized protein LOC123563802 isoform X2, giving the protein MFLQVSKSFSGTMANYKTKSVINEMKADEIFQLHLQCESDQDTKSEDNEVALSNNQTTTALAVGLQSLMLHGGKNAKYIYGGQLAETDDDRKAMASQTEQNTFTKTDGIKFESVKDSSEDQSPQSYDSSAYPTGSHSMLIPGEEKNEYVCDQLIEQSLPEKKKSVYGNNKRGGQHAPTDESNTFISTDGTSLESVKDSDGEQLEHTHNQKKTALAIGSHSLMLRGERKAKYMYGEQSAQSYHPSAYPTGSRSMLIPGEKKNEYVCDQFIEQQTRSKTQIVNSNQTGTCNLMAKEALQAECSYKQDRALDEDGISKQVDSQEADELFPAVRNLQLSPADLDLIEKVCANDGLHGSTSSHTTRW; this is encoded by the exons TCTTTTTCAGGTACAATGGCAAATTATAAAACGAAGTCGGTAATAAACGAAATGAAAGCAGATGAAATATTTCAG TTACATTTACAATGTGAAAGTGATCAAGATACAAAGAGTGAAGACAACGAG GTAGCACTTTCAAACAATCAAACGACAACTGCTTTAGCCGTAGGATTACAGAGCTTGATGCTACATGGAGGTAAAAACGCCAAGTATATATATGGAGGACAG CTAGCTGAAACAGACGATGATCGGAAGGCAATGGCTAGTCAGACTGAACAAAACACTTTCACAAAAACTGACgggatcaagtttgaatctgttaAGGACTCAAGTGAAGACCAA TCTCCACAATCGTACGATTCATCTGCTTATCCGACTGGGAGTCATAGTATGTTGATACCAGGAGAAGagaaaaatgaatatgtttgtgATCAGTTAATAGAACAG AGCCTACCCGAAAAAAAGAAGTCAGTGTATGGAAATAACAAACGTGGTGGACAG CACGCTCCAACAGACGAAAGCAATACTTTTATATCGACTGATGGAACCAGTCTTGAATCTGTTAAGGACTCCGACGGAGAACAA CTAGAACATACACATAATCAAAAGAAAACAGCTTTAGCAATAGGATCACACAGCTTGATGCTGCGTGGAGAAAGAAAAGCCAAGTATATGTATGGGGAACAG TCAGCGCAATCGTACCATCCATCCGCTTATCCGACTGGAAGTCGTAGTATGTTGATACCAGGAGAAAAGAAAAACGAATATGTTTGTGATCAATTTATAGAACAG CAAACTCGGTCAAAGACTCAAATAGTGAATAGCAATCAAACTGGTACATGCAACTTGATGGCAAAGGAAGCACTACAAGCAGAGTGCAGTTATAAACAG GACAGAGCTTTAGATGAGGACGGAATTTCCAAACAAGTTGATTCACAGGAGGCAGACGAGTTGT TTCCAGCAGTTAGGAATCTTCAACTAAGCCCTGCTGACCTAGATCTGATCGAAAAGGTCTGTGCCAACGATGGTTTGCATGGAAGTACGTCGTCACATACAACGAGATGGTAA
- the LOC123563802 gene encoding uncharacterized protein LOC123563802 isoform X3, producing the protein MANYKTKSVINEMKADEIFQLHLQCESDQDTKSEDNEVALSNNQTTTALAVGLQSLMLHGGKNAKYIYGGQLAETDDDRKAMASQTEQNTFTKTDGIKFESVKDSSEDQSPQSYDSSAYPTGSHSMLIPGEEKNEYVCDQLIEQSLPEKKKSVYGNNKRGGQHAPTDESNTFISTDGTSLESVKDSDGEQLEHTHNQKKTALAIGSHSLMLRGERKAKYMYGEQSAQSYHPSAYPTGSRSMLIPGEKKNEYVCDQFIEQQTRSKTQIVNSNQTGTCNLMAKEALQAECSYKQQDRALDEDGISKQVDSQEADELFPAVRNLQLSPADLDLIEKVCANDGLHGSTSSHTTRW; encoded by the exons ATGGCAAATTATAAAACGAAGTCGGTAATAAACGAAATGAAAGCAGATGAAATATTTCAG TTACATTTACAATGTGAAAGTGATCAAGATACAAAGAGTGAAGACAACGAG GTAGCACTTTCAAACAATCAAACGACAACTGCTTTAGCCGTAGGATTACAGAGCTTGATGCTACATGGAGGTAAAAACGCCAAGTATATATATGGAGGACAG CTAGCTGAAACAGACGATGATCGGAAGGCAATGGCTAGTCAGACTGAACAAAACACTTTCACAAAAACTGACgggatcaagtttgaatctgttaAGGACTCAAGTGAAGACCAA TCTCCACAATCGTACGATTCATCTGCTTATCCGACTGGGAGTCATAGTATGTTGATACCAGGAGAAGagaaaaatgaatatgtttgtgATCAGTTAATAGAACAG AGCCTACCCGAAAAAAAGAAGTCAGTGTATGGAAATAACAAACGTGGTGGACAG CACGCTCCAACAGACGAAAGCAATACTTTTATATCGACTGATGGAACCAGTCTTGAATCTGTTAAGGACTCCGACGGAGAACAA CTAGAACATACACATAATCAAAAGAAAACAGCTTTAGCAATAGGATCACACAGCTTGATGCTGCGTGGAGAAAGAAAAGCCAAGTATATGTATGGGGAACAG TCAGCGCAATCGTACCATCCATCCGCTTATCCGACTGGAAGTCGTAGTATGTTGATACCAGGAGAAAAGAAAAACGAATATGTTTGTGATCAATTTATAGAACAG CAAACTCGGTCAAAGACTCAAATAGTGAATAGCAATCAAACTGGTACATGCAACTTGATGGCAAAGGAAGCACTACAAGCAGAGTGCAGTTATAAACAG CAGGACAGAGCTTTAGATGAGGACGGAATTTCCAAACAAGTTGATTCACAGGAGGCAGACGAGTTGT TTCCAGCAGTTAGGAATCTTCAACTAAGCCCTGCTGACCTAGATCTGATCGAAAAGGTCTGTGCCAACGATGGTTTGCATGGAAGTACGTCGTCACATACAACGAGATGGTAA